DNA sequence from the Candidatus Woesearchaeota archaeon genome:
TATTCCGACGCTTATATTAAAAATTTTTTAAAAGCAAAAAATCTTAAGTTCAAATATTATAAACACATTGAAATTAAAATAGCTGAACTCCTTTCTGAAGGGAAAATTGTTGCAAGGTTTGCCGGAAAGATGGAATACGGGCCAAGGGCGCTTGGCAATAGAAGCATTTTATGCCAGGCAACTGACAAAAAAATAAACAATTGGCTTAATAAGAGATTGAAGCGAACAGAATTTATGCCTTTTGCTCCATCAGTCCTCAAAGAAGAAGCTAATAATTGTTTTAAAAATTTAAAAGGTGCTGAATATTCTGCAGAATTCATGACAATAACATTTTATTGCACAGATTTAATGAGAAAAAAAGCGCCTGCAGTTGTGCATGTTGATAATACCGCAAGGCCCCAGATAGTTTCTGAGAAAAACAATCCTTCTTTTTACAAAATTCTGAAGCAATACCGAAATATCTCAGGCATTCCTGCAATTATAAACACCAGTTTTAACATGCATGAAGAGCCGATTGTATGCTCTCCAGAAGATGCATTAAGCACTTTTTTAAAAGCGGGGCTGGATTATCTTGCCATTGGAAGCTATTTAGTAAGATACCCATAACTTAATTCTTTTGATTGGCATTTAATTAATCATGCAATACTTTTCGCAATTAAAATATTGCAATTGAAAGCAATAAAAAGAAAATAAACAAAATAAAAATAAGAGATGCTAACTGCTATTCTTTTATCTTTAATTACAGCAACCTTTTTAAACTCCCTGAAGTTTTTCCTTTTTCCGGAGATTAACCATGCTAAAAATAACTGTTGCAATCCCAACATACAACCGGGGAAAATCAATAAAGCCCGCTTTAGAGGCAATAACAAAGCAGGATTTTCCCAAATCTGAATATGAGCTGATTATTGTAGATGACGGCGGAAATGATTCAACAAAAGAGATTGTAGGCGAGTTCAGCAGAAAATCGGGTTTTCCAATAAGATATTCCTGGCAGAAAAACAAGGGTCCTGCAGCAGCAAGGAACCTTGCAATCCTTAATTCAAAATCTCCAATAATCGCATTTACTGATGATGACTGCATTCCAAATCCTGACTGGCTTGAAAAGATTCTTTCTGCATTCTCAAATGATTCTGATGCAATGATAATCGGCGGTGAAACCCTTCCTCCAAAGGGAAATTTGATTGCAAAAGTAGGGCAGGGGCTCACCAAGAATGCCTTCTTTGACAATGTAAACGGAAAAAGGGAGGCGATATTCTTCCCAACCTGTAATGCAGCATTCAGGAAAGAGGTTTTTAAGAAAGCCGGATGCTTTGATGAGGATTTTCCGATTGCAGCAGGAGAGGATTTGGAATTTTCCTGGAGATGCTTTAAGAAAGGGCTGAAGCTTTTATATGCTCCTGATGCAATAGTAACCCATTACTGCACCCCAAATTTGAGGGCTTATGCAAGGCAGAGCTTCAATTATGGAAGGGGCAACTATATTGCAAAACTTAAGCAGCCAGACCATCCTGAAATCAGGATGCTTGAGACAGGGGGAAACATCAGGTTTTTGTGGTATTGCGTTATGGAAGTGCTGGAAGCGCCAAGATTTGCATTCCTCTTCACAGTAAGGATAAAAAAGTGGATGGGGATTTCAGGATTGAAAGGCACTCTTGCAACATTTTTCATCCTTCTTGTGCACAGGTTTTCATACCTATCGGGAAATATCCGGGAAAGAAAGGAAAGAAATAAAAAATAAGCGTTTTTCCATAATAAGTCTAAATTTTCCTTTTCGCTTATATATCTTTTTGTATATAAAACTATTTAAACAATCCACTAATCAGTAGTTTAATCTAATGTGGGGTGGCAAAGAACAGTTTTTAGAGATTTTATTGGCTGATAAAGGTGTTTAAATGAAAATTGCGCTTGTGAATCCTCCGCCGTACGGCGTAAAAATGCCGCCTATTGGAATTCCATACCTTTCAGCAAAGCTGAAGAATGAAGGGCATCAGGTAAAATCATTTGACCTCAATATTATCCTTTACAATGAAAACCAGATTGAGAGAAAGATGTGGTTATTTGAAAATTCAATACTTTGGCAGAAGGACAGCGAAAAGATATTTCTGAAAAAAGAATAGATGAATTTGTCCGTGAAGTTGCAAAAACCGAATGCGAAATTGTGGGAATAAGCGTGCATGTTATGGCAATAGATGTTGCAAACAGGATTTCTTCGGCATTAAGAAAGTTAATGCCTGAAATTAAGATTATTTATGGAGGGCCGTATCTTTCAAGGGAATTTCTGCTTTTAAGCCAGAAGAACAAAGAGATTTTGAGCCTGGATGCGGATGCATATACTTTTGGAGAAGGCGAGGAAACTCTTTCTGAAATAGTGCGAAATCTTGGACTACGCTCTGAAATAGGAAATGTAAGAGGTGCTTTCATAAAGAAAGATGATGCGCTTATTTACTGCGGCGAAAGGGAAAAAATAATTGACATTGACTCTCTTCCCTTTCCTGATTTTTCTGATTTTCCTCCGGAAAATTATTTGGAAAAGGCCACTCTTCCGATAATGTTCAGCAGGGGATGCCTGAACAGATGCTCATTTTGCAGGGACTGCGCCTTGTGGGGGAAGTACCGGGCAAGGAAAGCGCAGTCTATTTTCGCAGAAATGAAACAGCAAATGAAATCCTATGATGCAAGAAATTTCAATTGCAATGACTTGATGCTAAACGGCGATTTGGAAATGCTAAACGAGCTTTCTGAGCTCATAATCTCAAATGGGCTGAATGTTGGCTGGGGAGGAATGGCAATCACTAGGGAAGATATGAGCATTTCATTCCTTAAAAAGTTAAAGCAGGCAGGCTGCACTAATATGGACATTGGAATTGAAAGCGGTTCAGAAAAGATTAGAAGAAAAATGGGGAAATCGCCATTGCAAATTGCCGAAAAATCCATTCGGGCAATACATGAGGCAGGAATTAGGGTGAATTCCACTTGGCTTATAGGATATCCTGGTGAAACACGACTGGATTTTATGAAAACCCTTT
Encoded proteins:
- a CDS encoding glycosyltransferase, which translates into the protein MLKITVAIPTYNRGKSIKPALEAITKQDFPKSEYELIIVDDGGNDSTKEIVGEFSRKSGFPIRYSWQKNKGPAAARNLAILNSKSPIIAFTDDDCIPNPDWLEKILSAFSNDSDAMIIGGETLPPKGNLIAKVGQGLTKNAFFDNVNGKREAIFFPTCNAAFRKEVFKKAGCFDEDFPIAAGEDLEFSWRCFKKGLKLLYAPDAIVTHYCTPNLRAYARQSFNYGRGNYIAKLKQPDHPEIRMLETGGNIRFLWYCVMEVLEAPRFAFLFTVRIKKWMGISGLKGTLATFFILLVHRFSYLSGNIRERKERNKK
- a CDS encoding radical SAM protein; translation: MAEGQRKDISEKRIDEFVREVAKTECEIVGISVHVMAIDVANRISSALRKLMPEIKIIYGGPYLSREFLLLSQKNKEILSLDADAYTFGEGEETLSEIVRNLGLRSEIGNVRGAFIKKDDALIYCGEREKIIDIDSLPFPDFSDFPPENYLEKATLPIMFSRGCLNRCSFCRDCALWGKYRARKAQSIFAEMKQQMKSYDARNFNCNDLMLNGDLEMLNELSELIISNGLNVGWGGMAITREDMSISFLKKLKQAGCTNMDIGIESGSEKIRRKMGKSPLQIAEKSIRAIHEAGIRVNSTWLIGYPGETRLDFMKTLWFMFKVRKYLSEIISNVCHIPLESRLFTEIDKIGISIKNDSCYDTMRWYLGLNTPREREIRMKIFHKFVHILKININKQ
- a CDS encoding carbamoyltransferase, yielding YSDAYIKNFLKAKNLKFKYYKHIEIKIAELLSEGKIVARFAGKMEYGPRALGNRSILCQATDKKINNWLNKRLKRTEFMPFAPSVLKEEANNCFKNLKGAEYSAEFMTITFYCTDLMRKKAPAVVHVDNTARPQIVSEKNNPSFYKILKQYRNISGIPAIINTSFNMHEEPIVCSPEDALSTFLKAGLDYLAIGSYLVRYP